The genomic interval tttagatttgtttcccttgtattgtttcttaattgtaatcctacacttgttaggtatatctaaaggattccaataaactctaataaaggattatgagaaaactgagtaaaaagaaaaagaccaaggtctagttaaaaagagataactagtaaattaaagaaaaaggctagtacccgacttccgaggttgtcgttaaacaaatccaggtgaccaattccgaggtcttggccctggtaagaccgaggtctttatcctcatagggctggaggctcgctaccccagtcactattagagagcgcgcaaaacaaagatggtactaagcctgggcccaaagaagaaaagaaaagaagaacaagaagaagaaagtgaaagagaaattaaaagattaatttctagtataagtaaagcaagaagaaaagaagaaggtaaaagagaaattaaaagatcaatttctggtataaagatataagacaatgaaacaagttttacgcttagaatcaataaaagtttagttctttaattctaagcttacagtagttgtttcattactttcctgtcagttagtgagcatgtttagtattcagttttatttctgtataccatgagtacatgcagctttgcttttagcatttcagttttagtattgttgcattctttttatgcacttcgatgtttttgtgagatagattagtacttactaagcgttttcgcttatagatcttttgttttttcctcctaccgcagataaaggaaaagctaagatatgaaaggaagacgacaggatggtggtggtgatgaaggtgtgtgatgtctggactgtggagagatccagaagtagctggcaaaattgtctagactttcttttagtcctctgttaatgttgtattacatttgggattgtagttgagtttatttccgcatgtctagctagtctcttttattatttgtggagtgctgtagtcattgctattgctagagtagtttctttgtttttattgtgatttttattactgtgtggttgtgggaAATATGTTCCGGCcatctgtggctgcgtatactatgtttgtattatagatttggtcaccggtacaggggagactctgccgaaatttttcggtagggtttccatgtgatatttaatcataccggttaagtagagttagtagttaagtaacggtcatctttagagagtagtagtagtaagaagggtgggttgttacagccccccctaaatataattttacaatacgtgtcaATTACCTCCCCATTTGTCAACATCTCTCCATTCACACCGGACAAGAGGGAATACACATTTAAACcaaagggtggttcctcccaaactaattcatttgtaaacctacaaagtaaatCAATGATTATAATTCTCAAAATTTAATTAGAGAACCatataattatctaaattataaaatcatataattgtcttgacttataaattaattaaatcaactatGTAATTCACATACTTTAGTTTCTCCGACacttttaacaagtacgccacatcttcatcttgttttttttcttcaaagtcttaaattgcttcttcataAACTATGCCCATCAACATAAAAGGAatttaattaatgatttaaatcaaataaatttctataaaattAGCAAATATCAACTTACATCAAtggcttgtttcctcattttgttaTGTGTGGCAATCCTATCTGCATCCTTCTCTGCCTCTTCTTCAGAATTATCTTCCTTCAATTGTACAatgtctctttcttcttccatatcatccacattaatttttcctttcctcttctccaGAACATCAGGttcttttacaattttttttcccTCTCCTTGTCTTGAAACATTCTCCGCAGGCTCACATATTTGTATATTTCTCcgctgcctcttaggtaaaaattttagccacaatggactatcaattggagtatccctgtaatcatagcgacttctgtcacaTCCTTTCCTACTTCTTGTTGCAAAAGCTACTGGTTCACATTGAGGATCGTCTACAGACTCGCTATATTGAGATTGCATGCctttattttctaatattttaagtaattctttcacactatcattcaaatgcatgttctccattgttagctccttaattctgtttgcttgaataatgcaattacaacattccttattactttggctTCCTTCTTCATTTACTTCAAATTGTGATGTTTCCATTGCACGTGGAATGTCATCAACACCaacaaggttctcaaccaatgatttcTCATATTCGGTAGTGATTAGGTCAATCATAACCTGTCAAATTATTAAAACATAtgttaaaaagggatttttaaccTAACTAAAGTCACAGTAatgaaaatttacctcttcagatgagacTCAATCGAACAAATCCCTCATCTTATTAATAtatgaaggaatattcctccacttatttattcttgctccttctattttttataatttttggattggaacatgctccaaaaatcatgcctgattcaccatcaTAAGTGTTAACTATTCATACATGTCCGCAAATTATTGTTAAATTTAACATCATTTATaaacttactgccaaaagaccaaCAAAGCCCTTTAGGTAAGGGTGGTTGGTGTTACCATGTATTGTTCGAGTTaatgaaaatatgtccccaatcttcTGTAATTGTGGAGTCATAAATTCATGGATAGCTTCAACCCAATTGAATAtagcaagattctcaaaatcatctactatatctataagatataacgggaccttatatgtactagaagaaaataagacgcaaataaatatatacaaaatatagaatttacaaaataataaaacatcatcttctccTTCAACGCGATtggcataaaatttaagcaactcttcaattcttgatctagtcgcttcttttttgtttgagaagtatgTTAGAAAGATGTCACCGGATGCTTTATTTGAATTGATCGAAATCgaagctcctcggtctgcaataccaagcagcAATAAAATGTCTCTTCTTGTGAAGGCAACCGGAACACCTAACCAAGTTAAATGATTAGTTGACATCTACGAACATATACATAAGTTTTGGGCACACCGTGGGCCTGGTAtgatcatatcaagcccacgttagGTCTGATATGGGATCGTATCAAGCccatgttgggcttgatatgatgtCATATCAAGCctacattaggcctgatatgatgtcatatcaggcctacgttaggcctgatatgatgtCGTATTAGGcctacgttaggcctgatatgatgtCGTATCAGCcctacgttaggcctgatatgatgtCGTATTAGGcctacgttaggcctgatatgatgtCGTATCAgccccacgttaggcctgatatgatgtCGTATCAGCCCCTCGTTTGCCATAAGACCCCACTATCAGTGCATTAGCTGACTACAAATATTCAcctttgtaaaatattttattttactatacaACTACTTAgtgattaaaatataaaattataaattgtacctgagaatctaaaggtttgagtaCTTGGATCCCAATTTAGAAATATATTGGCCAAAATACCACGGATATGCTGCATATCTTATATGTCCAAAAAAAATACTAATGGGTGACTGTTTGATCAAGttatgtgtcggtcatgtaaaataacataTCCACGATGTCTTCCTTTCTTTGTGAATCcttgaaaaaaaacttttaaagtaacCTAAGACACTGTTCCAATGTAGTGTCTatccaacatcaactgaaccctataatttagaaaaaataaaatattttaatcataCTCGTTGAGCTTTTCAAAATCAGAAAGTTTCTAAAGTACCTTTACAGATAATTGAAGTAGAGAGGATGATACACCCGATCCACTTCTTTACGCCATTATGAAAAGAGATTATTAACGGAAACCTTAAAACCCTTCACTGGAGCCTCGCGAACACTGTGGATTTTTAGGTCGAAATGCTTGATGCCGATTGGGAGAGACACGAAGACACTTACATCGGGTTTCATTAGGGGGACGATTTTGCCACAAAATTAAGCAGCAATCGGAGAGTTATGAAGAGCAAGAACGGCTTGCGCGAgttgagagagggagagagaaaaaTGATCGCACgattatttttaaatcaaaatggtTCAAAAAGTGGTTTGGATGCCTGGAAAATCACGACTGAAAAGGGGAGGTTGACGGGAGGGTTAAAATGAAATTTTCACATCACTTAACTACGTCCTTTGATAAATACACAACTACGATATGTTTTTTGATAATTTCCTTATTCTACGTgtgtatctatatatatatatatatatatatatgacagtTGCACATAGATTTATGTTCCACAACATCATTGTCATATTAAAATTTACAAATCTCATTTCTTTGAAAAACCTTTCTACAATCCTAAACTACTCcaacaattttttttatgatccattgtcaatttatttatttatatttatattttcatttatctttatttataatttcactttctatatataatattaattagtattttaatttaatgtttatAATTATGTTAGTATTTTAAattgtatatatttatttatgtaaaaataataatttgataaaaataaacagatatttaataaaatataaataaataaataaatattaaatagggCCGCTACTGTTTGCTGGTCTCACACGCGTTAAGAGGGAGagtataaatcctatttatcgtttttttaaaaaagattaaatCAGTCTTAAATTTTGGATGCCCTAATTAATTGCTCTAATACAGCCCATTACAAATAAAGAAACAGCGGTTCTTAAACGTAGCCTTTTGTCCTTCGCtttgaagaaaaataaataaatactcttAATAAAAAGAATCAACGAAGAATATTTCAGTATTCCTTGATGGTTCTCAAATTCCTATCACATCAGCTCTGGATCATGAAGAATATTTCAGTATTCCATAAAAAGAATCAACGATATTAAATAATAGAGCTATAGAATGATAAAAGTATAAAGATTCTAGGTGGCCTTTGGTTGTtttctaaaattgaaaaaaaaaacaaaaaaaagcgAAGGGCGAAAATAAAATTCCCAtggttaaatatatatatatataaaggtaggCTTCCAATTAGCAGATTTCATCTTCCTTCATTAATCCTTAATTAACTATTGCATAATGCAAGTCGTTGTCTCGTTTCCCTCTTTcatcctcttccttctcctctcctctgcaaTGGTGGGCTTCGCCCAGAACTACTCCGTCCACTTGCATTTTTACTTCCTAGAACGAGTCGTGGGTTCCCCCAACGCAACGGCAGTGGTGTCAGTGAATCTCCACCCGGAATCCCCTGCCGGAGGCTTTGGCGACATCAGAGTGATCGACAACATTCTCCTCGAGGGGCCCGAGCCTAGCTCGCCGGCCATCGGCCGGGCGCAAGGCCTCGTCGTGTACTCAGACTTGACAGGACTTAGCGCGATGACGGCCTTGGACTTGGTGTTCACCGCAGGAGATTACAACGGGAGCTCGTTGGCCATGTTCGGGAGGTACGAGCCGGGAAGAGTGTCGGATCGGAGCATCATAGGCGGAAACGGACAGTTCCGGCTGGCCAGGGGGTACGCCCTAAGCCAACGGGTCGCTACCACGGCCACCATAGTGACTGATGTGTTGGATGTTTATATCACATATCCTTGACCTTGATGGATACTTCTTCCGCTAAAAGTAATACATGTATAGCTAGCGTATGCATGTattgatataaataaataaataaatacataaataatattACCGTTATTGTTATATATACATACAGTAATAATATTTATGTGGTTTGTGAACCAGAGTGGCTGGCATGTGTATATGATATGGTGCATAAAATTGAGGTTCGATAAGATCAGACAATTAAAAGTTAATGAGGTATGGCAGTTAAGGATAGTTAATAGTTAAGAGAATATGATAATCAAAAATTTAGAAAACGTGATCGTCAACAGTTAGGAGAAAAAAAAGGAGTTAGACCGTCTCACATTATCAACCGCATAATTCCTAGTCGGACACAGGCAGAGTAGGTCCCCCAGATCTGAGACGTAAGATGGAGCTTGTATTAGTTTCTGACCTGCCcccgactgatcggacttccccaGCTCGGGCCGTGTAACCAAGCCTAGTACTTTCACTAAGATAACTCCCAGCCGACCCTTTAGCAACCAAGACGTGAAAAATGAGTTCCTCGCCACAGTTCATCTtcctcatcaagactcaagtcgGGTGTTACATTTGAACGGTCAGCCCAAGCCGTCTGTAGCTACACTCGGGCGAGATGGAAAGCGTTAAGCGACAAcaatgtcagggaatcgtaatCACCTGTCAAGGAATAATTGTTATACGTCAGGAAACATTCTAGTGGTATGTTATCACTTGCGAATAGAACCTTCCTTCCACCAATTGGAGGCCACCGTACATCCTCTCTCACTTGACAGGCCCTGACATCCGACATTATCTGACAGCATGCAGACTTTGAAGGTACGCAGTGTCATATAAAAAAGGAGGTCCTCTTCCTTAGCCAGGTACGCACACATTCGCACTCATCTTCTATagttcttttttccttcgtacactgttcttctggaggaaaagtatctgacttgagcTTCGGAGGGCCTGTGTCGAGGACTTTTTCCgtagtttctggtctctaatgcCCCGTGTGCTCATCTGAGTATGTGCAGAGCCTAAGTACCACCGATTTCGTCACCACTGTCCCTAAGTTCCACATGGGGGTTCATTTTTCCAGTGCACATAAGCTAGGTGTGTCAAAGTCACATCTTCGTCAACACCAGCACCATCTCAGCCGACTTTCGTCTGACTTGGATTCCGGACATAATCAATTTAGCGTCGTCTATGGGAATctccttcacctgttctggaatATGACGATAGAGGACACTGGTAAGATCAACGTCACCATGACAACTGAAGAGTACGAACTGTTGAAGGAAGCCAAGAGGCGAGCGGCTTCTGAAAGACACACCACCACTTCATAACCATACAAGATGCCTATATATTCAAAGGACCATACTCATGCTTTATACAGGGGGTCTAAGAGAAAACAGCTCGAGGATTTCCCCCGAGCTTTCTATCGTGACCCCTGCCCAGAGTATTACAACAAGAAAGAGCAACACCAGGCCTCCAGCCATCGTGACCCCTGCCGAGAGTTCCCTGCCCAGAGATTCGAAGAAGGGGAAAGTCATAGTTGTCAGGGAGGAGCCGAGGGAGTTGCTCGAGGAGTTGCAAGTACCCTTCTCTTTGAGGGTGCTCAATGAAAAACTATTGAAGGGGTATAAGCCCCTAGCCATCGGAGAATATGACGACGGCAAGGATCCAGAAGATCACCTTCACAAATTTCGGAATGTTGCGATGTTGCACCAGTACAGCGACGCCATTAAGTGTCGGGTGTTCTTAAACACTTTGTCCGGCTCGTCACAAAAGTGGTTCGACAGATTGCCAGTCGGATCCATCACCTACTTTCAGgattttaaaaacaatttcatGCACCATTTCGCTAGTAGCAGGAAATATCAGAAGACTAACCATTGTCTATTCGCCCTCAGGCAGGGGCCTGCAGAGCCCTTGAGGGCCTACataaaacgcttcaaccaggtagtcCAGGATGTCCCATCGGCTACCTCAGAGatcttgatgagcgccttctcccacagTATGGTGGAAAGGGAGTTCTTCCGAGCCCTCATTCAAGAGCGTAtgaagaattttgatgagatgttgGGGAAGGCAGCAAGCTACATGAATGTGGAAAAAGCCTAGGTTGCACAGAGGAAAGCAGACAAGACGCTTGCTCCTGCCAACAAGTCGGAGAGAAGGTCGCCCCAACCTCCAGCTCGACCCTTTCCTCACTCCAAGGATTCCCAACTAGGATTTCCGCCCGGTCAGGAATCCAGGGCGGCGCAACGAGTCGAAATTGTTCAAGCCCCCAGACCTGGTCAGCGGGGCCCCCATTATTGCACCAACCATAAGTCTCACACCCATTCCAAAGGAGAGTGCGTCCAGTTTGCCCGAGATTCTCAGCGGGCAGCCGAACTGGGCCTACCTCCGCCCGAGATCGCACCCCAAGGTTCAGAAGCTGCTGGCTAGCCCGCCTATTGCAGCAGAGCATTCAAGTAAATCCCTGTCTGAGAGCGGAGGTCGGGAAACTCAGCAGCCAAACCGGGGCAAGGAGCCGGTGGAATCCCCTGAGGAAGAGAATAGGAGAAATGTCACCATCCGGAAGATCGACATGATTTCCGGAAGGCCCACTGATGAAGACTCTACCAGAGCTCGAAAGTTCCATGAGTGCCGCTTGAAGATACACGTGGTAGGGTGTAGTTGATCGGAAACAAGCGACAGGGCCCATAATCAACTTCGGGTCGCAAGATAAATTACCATAAATCTTTCCTTCAAATTTAATCGAAAGAGACTATAAATATGACTGACTAGACAATTATATTATTTGTACTTCTTATTCTCCAATAGGCATTCACTTTTCATATCGCCTCTTGGTTTGAGTTGATACCACACTTAGCTGTTTATGCTTTTAGCGTCCACGGTTTTCTGAGTAGAAGCTCATCCTTTCTGCATCCTCGAACCTTTTGAGCTGATGTCATTCTAACACTTTAGAAGCAGGGTATATCACTTATCTTTAATATTAATCATAATGAGCatgattttttatatttattacctTCTATCTCTAATAAATATATCTTATGATTTGCTGTCATGTGGCATATGTTGGTGAAAAGAATATCTCATGTAACATACGAATGTTAAGATGTGACCCAGAAATTTTCATCTCAAACTATTTTTTTCCATGTAAAAAATGCTCCAAGGCATTTTCTGAC from Zingiber officinale cultivar Zhangliang chromosome 6B, Zo_v1.1, whole genome shotgun sequence carries:
- the LOC121990541 gene encoding dirigent protein 2-like — translated: MQVVVSFPSFILFLLLSSAMVGFAQNYSVHLHFYFLERVVGSPNATAVVSVNLHPESPAGGFGDIRVIDNILLEGPEPSSPAIGRAQGLVVYSDLTGLSAMTALDLVFTAGDYNGSSLAMFGRYEPGRVSDRSIIGGNGQFRLARGYALSQRVATTATIVTDVLDVYITYP
- the LOC121991389 gene encoding uncharacterized protein LOC121991389; its protein translation is MTIEDTGGLRENSSRISPELSIVTPAQSITTRKSNTRPPAIVTPAESSLPRDSKKGKVIVVREEPRELLEELQVPFSLRVLNEKLLKGYKPLAIGEYDDGKDPEDHLHKFRNVAMLHQYSDAIKCRVFLNTLSGSSQKWFDRLPVGSITYFQDFKNNFMHHFASSRKYQKTNHCLFALRQGPAEPLRAYIKRFNQVVQDVPSATSEILMSAFSHSMVEREFFRALIQERMKNFDEMLGKAASYMNDFRPVRNPGRRNESKLFKPPDLVSGAPIIAPTISLTPIPKESASSLPEILSGQPNWAYLRPRSHPKVQKLLASPPIAAEHSSKSLSESGGRETQQPNRGKEPVESPEEENRRNVTIRKIDMISGRPTDEDSTRARKFHECRLKIHVVGCS